The window TCCAGAAAATAGTACGCTAACGCCACAGGATAGGAGTTTCGTCATGAGCCGTCAAGCGGACTCCAAAGCCGTTTGGAAATTGAGTGATAGCAACTCAGTTGTTAATGGTAAAGCCTTCGGTAATTTTGCCGCTAAATCAGTTAGCAGCTCAAGGGTGCGGTACGTGAATCTGACGTGAACGCAGCCATCAAATCTGTGCCAATCATTCTATACCTTCTTGAGAAGAATCAGCCAACTTAGTAGGACAGAAAGAAATCTGGCTCCCTCCCCCTGTTCTGTTCACCCCTTTTTAAGCCAAAGCGACTGCCGGAGATGAGAGTAAGGATGAGGAGGTTGGGGGGATCGAGGTGCAACCTCTTCATCGTTAAATGCTATCAGGTGGGCAATGCCCACCTTACGTGTCGTGCGATTCTCTTAGGTATGAGGTCACGCAAGAGTCGGTGGCTGAGGGATCTTCAAGCCAGCCGTTTCTTGGCTGTACTCTTTTAAGTCAATCTTAACTGGCTCCACTTTCCAGATATCCTGGCAATATTCCCGAATGGTGCGATCGCTGGAAAAGAAACCCATACGCGCCGAGTTGAGAATCGACATCCGAGTCCAGTTCTCCTGATGGCGATAAGCTTGACTGACTTGCTCCTGACACTGGATATAAGACTGGTAGTCTGCAAACAGCAGATATTCGTCTTTGTGCATCAGCGAATCGACAATCGGCTGGAACAAATGGGGATTCTCTGGACAGAAGTATCCCGAAGCAATCCGCTCCATCACTTCCCGCAGTTCCCCATTGGTATTGTAGTAGTCCATTGGATTGTATCCCTTGGCTTTCAGGGCGTAAACTTCCTCAGTGGTGAGACCAAACAGGAAGAAATTTTCTGCCCCCACAGCTTCTCGAATCTCAATATTGGCACCATCCAGGGTACCAATCGTCAGCGCCCCATTCATCGCAAACTTCATATTACCCGTGCCGGACGCTTCCTTCCCGGCAGTGGAGATTTGCTCCGAAAGTTCAGCCGCCGGGTAAACTCGCTCACCCAGAGACACAGAGAAGCCCTCTAGGAACACAACCTTGAGGCGATCGCGCACATCGGGGTCGTTGTTCACCACTTTCGCCACCGAATTGATTAACTTAATAATCAGCTTGGCGATGAAGTAGCCCGGAGCAGCTTTCCCGGCGAAGATAAAGGTTCGGGGCAGGATATCAATATTCGGATTCTTCTTAATCCGGTTGTACAGCGTAATGATATACAACACATTGAGCAACTGACGTTTGTATTCATGAAGCCGCTTGACTTGAACATCAAACAAAGAATTGGGATCGATGACAATATCGTTGTAGAGCAGAATGTATTCCGCTAATTCTTGCTTACGTTCTTGCTTAATCTGACGCCAGCGCTGGCAAAACTCAGCATCATCCACCAAGGGTTCTAGTTGCTTGAATTGTTCTAGCTGAGTCACCCAACCCAAGCCAATCTTCTCGGTAATCAGTTCAGATAATTTGGGATTGCTCGACAACAGCCAGCGACGTGGTGTCACCCCATTCGTCTTATTATTAAACCGCTCAGGCCACAAGGCATAAAAGTCTCGAAGGACATCCTGCTGAAGCAATTCTGTATGTAGCGCCGCCACTCCATTAATCGAATGGCTACCGACACAAGCTAAGTGTGCCATGCGGACGTACTTTTCACCCCCTTCCTCAATCAGGGACATGCGAGCAAGTCGTCCCGTATCATCGGGATACTTGGCACGTACTTCATCCAGGAAGCGGCGGTTGATTTCATAGATAATCTCCAGATGCCTAGGCAGCAGGCGTTCAAACAGGCTCACAGGCCAGCGTTCCAGAGCTTCTGCCAGCAGGGTATGGTTGGTATAGGCAAAGGTGTTTTTGGTGATGTACCAAGCTCGGTTCCAACCCAAGTGATACCGATCCACCAACAGCCGCATTAACTCAGCCACACCAATAGAAGGGTGAGTGTCATTGAGTTGGATGGCTACTTTCTCATGGAATTGGTCGAAATTCTGGTGATTTCGGCGATAGGTCTTGATTATGTCCTGTAAAGAACAGCTCACGAAGAAATACTGCTGCTCTAGGCGTAGTTGCTTACCCTGCTCTGTATTGTCGTTGGGATAGAGAACTTTGGAGATATTCTCGGAGAATATCTTACTGGTGACAGAACCGACATAGTCACCACTATCGAACACGCGAAAATCGAACTCTTCAGAAGCACCCGCACGCCACAGACGTAGGACGTTCACCGTATGGTTGTTGTACCCAGGCACGGGTGTATCGTAGGGCGTGCCTAAAACTTTCCGCTCTGGAATCCAACGCACTCGATAATTGCCTTCTGCGTCCTGATAAGCTTCGGTGTACCCTCCGAAGAGTACCTCAGCGGTTAATTCTGGGCGTCGGAGTTCCCAGGGGTTGCCGAAGCGGAGCCACTTGTCCGGGTATTCGACTTGAGCACCATCCTGAATCCGTTGGTCAAAGATGCCAAATTCGTAACGTATCCCGTAGCCAACCGCCGGAATTTCTAAGGTTGCTAGGGAGTCGAGGAAGCAAGCTGCCAGACGCCCCAACCCTCCATTGCCCAGTCCGGGTTCTGCTTCGAGTACAGTTAGGTCATTCAGGTTGAGACCCGATTCGTGCAGCGCTTGCAGAACTCGTTGGTACAGACCTAAGTTAAGCAGGTTATTGCTCAACTGCCGCCCCATTAAAAATTCTGCCGACAGGTAATGTACACTCTTGACATCTTGCTCAAGATATGTAGTGGTTGTATTAATCCAGCGATGGAGTAGGCGATCGCGCACGGTATAGGCGAGCGCCATGTAATAGTCGAAGGGTGTCGCTAAAGACTCATTTTTTCCCTGAATATAGTACAGGTTATCGGCAAAGGCTCGTTTGAGTGTCTCAACCGTCAAGCCAGTGCGATCATCTTCAATCTGAATCCGTACATCCTCTGGGGGAGCAATGTCGGGCTGTACAGGTCTACGATGAGGATGCTCGAATAAATTTTCATGGGTAGTCATTGTGTCTAGGTGCCTGCGATCATCAGTACATGAGCAAACAGGACTTATGCACAGCCTTTACTAGCAGAGTAGAAAGACTTACTCTACGGGGGTAGAGTTTAAACCTTCAATAAGGTATAAGTCCTGCCTAATCAACATTAGCTTAGTAGCGCCTAATCACTACTCCTACCCCGTTGCGCTCAAAGATTGAGCTGTCTGCATGGAGGGATGGTTCCCACAATAAGCAGGGGAGCGGGGGAGCAGGGGTGCGCTTTTATCCTGTTTTCAGAAGATGTAATTTAAATGCACGCTAGCTTACCCAAGTTGAGGCGTTAGTTGCTGGAAGGAAATTATGCCTATCCCTGCATTACATCTTGTGTTGTATTCTTGACAAAATGGTTAAAACCCCTATCCGTGGGGTACCTCCTATAATTTGGGAAGCGTGCAATAATAATCCGTCTATCACTTGGCGATCGCTTCCCTATGGCTCAAGTCCCCCAATCTACCGCTGAACTAGCTGCTGTCCTGCAAGAACCCGTCGATCTCAATTTTGACCTCCCCGATCCAGAAGATGAAGGGATTCTGGAGTATGACTTTCAGCAACTGGTTGATAATGCTTGGCTAGTCTGCGATCGCTTCGACTTGCAAACCGAAATCTGGCGGGGGCGAATTTTGCGTGTCGTCCGTGACAGGGAGAAAAAAGGCGGCGACGGACGGGGAACAGGATTTTTAAACTGGCTCAAAAGTCGAGAAATCAGCAAAAGTCAAGCCTACTCCTTAATTGAACTCGCCAATAGTGCAGATACCCTATTAGCCGAAGGCAAACTCAGCACTGATGCCATCCGCAACTTTAGCAAACGAGCCTTTGTGGAAACAGCCAAATCTGCCCCAGAAGTGCAGCAACTGGTAACCGAGGCAGCGGAAAAAGGCGATCGCATT of the Allocoleopsis franciscana PCC 7113 genome contains:
- a CDS encoding glycogen/starch/alpha-glucan phosphorylase; protein product: MTTHENLFEHPHRRPVQPDIAPPEDVRIQIEDDRTGLTVETLKRAFADNLYYIQGKNESLATPFDYYMALAYTVRDRLLHRWINTTTTYLEQDVKSVHYLSAEFLMGRQLSNNLLNLGLYQRVLQALHESGLNLNDLTVLEAEPGLGNGGLGRLAACFLDSLATLEIPAVGYGIRYEFGIFDQRIQDGAQVEYPDKWLRFGNPWELRRPELTAEVLFGGYTEAYQDAEGNYRVRWIPERKVLGTPYDTPVPGYNNHTVNVLRLWRAGASEEFDFRVFDSGDYVGSVTSKIFSENISKVLYPNDNTEQGKQLRLEQQYFFVSCSLQDIIKTYRRNHQNFDQFHEKVAIQLNDTHPSIGVAELMRLLVDRYHLGWNRAWYITKNTFAYTNHTLLAEALERWPVSLFERLLPRHLEIIYEINRRFLDEVRAKYPDDTGRLARMSLIEEGGEKYVRMAHLACVGSHSINGVAALHTELLQQDVLRDFYALWPERFNNKTNGVTPRRWLLSSNPKLSELITEKIGLGWVTQLEQFKQLEPLVDDAEFCQRWRQIKQERKQELAEYILLYNDIVIDPNSLFDVQVKRLHEYKRQLLNVLYIITLYNRIKKNPNIDILPRTFIFAGKAAPGYFIAKLIIKLINSVAKVVNNDPDVRDRLKVVFLEGFSVSLGERVYPAAELSEQISTAGKEASGTGNMKFAMNGALTIGTLDGANIEIREAVGAENFFLFGLTTEEVYALKAKGYNPMDYYNTNGELREVMERIASGYFCPENPHLFQPIVDSLMHKDEYLLFADYQSYIQCQEQVSQAYRHQENWTRMSILNSARMGFFSSDRTIREYCQDIWKVEPVKIDLKEYSQETAGLKIPQPPTLA